Proteins encoded together in one Acidobacteriota bacterium window:
- a CDS encoding GGDEF domain-containing protein yields the protein MIVRDHPENPRSGDVDRVPTTGQVVLRIVIIISVAEMLIMGFLGRIQLELDHASIVFLDGAMLIALSTLPIYLWVIKPFVRAHERSSRHITHLAYHDTLTALPNRRLLYEHLGRAIAACQRHGIYGALLLVDLDGFKAVNDDHGHDAGDVLLAEIGRRLAAGKRREDIVGRLGGDEFLLLVQHLDADQQAAKSRAETIARNVQQALAVPVRYREETVRVGSSIGISLLGPERQTPSAVVREADEAMYRAKRAGGGDVILHVPKVAAVS from the coding sequence ATGATCGTTCGCGATCATCCCGAGAATCCGCGATCGGGGGACGTCGACCGGGTCCCGACCACCGGACAGGTCGTACTCCGCATCGTGATCATCATCTCCGTCGCCGAGATGTTGATCATGGGGTTCCTCGGCCGCATCCAACTCGAGTTGGATCACGCATCCATCGTCTTCCTCGACGGCGCCATGTTGATTGCGCTATCCACGCTCCCGATCTACTTGTGGGTCATCAAGCCGTTCGTCCGAGCCCACGAACGCAGTTCCCGTCACATCACTCACCTGGCCTATCACGATACGCTGACCGCCCTCCCCAACCGGCGCTTGCTATACGAACATCTCGGCCGCGCGATTGCGGCGTGCCAGCGACACGGCATCTACGGGGCTCTGCTGCTGGTGGACCTGGATGGCTTCAAAGCGGTGAACGACGATCACGGTCATGATGCGGGGGACGTCCTGCTGGCCGAGATCGGTCGCCGACTGGCCGCCGGAAAGCGCAGGGAAGATATCGTCGGCAGGCTGGGCGGCGACGAGTTCCTCTTACTGGTGCAACACCTGGACGCGGATCAGCAGGCCGCGAAATCCAGGGCCGAGACCATCGCACGCAACGTCCAGCAAGCACTGGCCGTTCCCGTAAGATATCGAGAGGAGACGGTGCGCGTGGGGTCCAGCATCGGAATAAGTTTGCTGGGGCCCGAGCGGCAGACGCCGTCCGCCGTGGTTCGGGAGGCTGACGAGGCGATGTACCGCGCCAAGCGAGCCGGGGGCGGCGACGTGATCCTTCACGTCCCGAAGGTCGCCGCCGTATCCTGA
- a CDS encoding DUF2235 domain-containing protein, which produces MKRLVICLDGTWNNAAKEKERNDGSRVYRPTNVLKLARATHATDANGIAQITYYDAGVGAMNRAPNFRTRIIRFADNKLGGGWGAGFEVNIEEAYTFIANNYEPDDQLFVFGFSRGAAQARSLCNFIEWCGGIPSKNDVYYVPKLFGQYLKARGAGSGQSLIAKVNTQRVDAGKKPIDPFRIATIEFLGVWDTVLALGSRILARGGSTRRINRYHTPPTPPAIANRVRHALAIDERRHDFQPELWNGQEPTLKFEQRWFPGVHSNVGGGLIDDSLANSALRWICDEAIAAGLSMNAEYLRYLADRPQYDRQLTAEILELVKSRRGNG; this is translated from the coding sequence ATGAAGCGTCTAGTGATCTGTCTTGATGGGACATGGAACAACGCGGCAAAAGAAAAAGAGCGTAACGATGGATCGCGTGTCTATCGGCCAACCAATGTGCTCAAACTCGCACGAGCCACTCACGCAACCGATGCAAATGGAATTGCCCAGATCACCTACTACGATGCAGGTGTCGGAGCCATGAATCGCGCCCCAAACTTCAGAACCAGAATTATTCGATTTGCGGATAACAAACTCGGCGGTGGATGGGGTGCGGGTTTCGAAGTGAATATTGAGGAGGCCTACACATTCATCGCCAACAACTACGAACCCGATGACCAGTTGTTTGTCTTCGGGTTCAGTCGGGGAGCAGCGCAGGCGCGGAGTCTATGCAACTTCATCGAATGGTGCGGTGGAATTCCTTCGAAGAATGACGTTTACTACGTGCCCAAACTTTTCGGTCAGTACCTGAAAGCGCGAGGCGCAGGTAGCGGGCAGTCACTCATCGCGAAGGTCAACACCCAGAGAGTGGATGCCGGGAAAAAGCCGATTGACCCGTTTCGAATTGCAACCATCGAGTTTCTCGGGGTCTGGGATACCGTCCTGGCACTTGGCTCCCGGATACTGGCTCGCGGGGGATCGACACGGAGAATTAACCGATATCACACACCGCCGACCCCTCCAGCAATCGCAAATAGAGTACGGCACGCACTCGCGATCGACGAGCGAAGACACGACTTCCAACCGGAACTATGGAACGGCCAGGAGCCGACACTAAAGTTCGAGCAGCGCTGGTTTCCCGGTGTTCACTCGAACGTCGGCGGCGGGTTGATCGACGACAGCTTGGCGAACTCCGCTCTGCGGTGGATCTGCGATGAGGCGATCGCGGCAGGCCTGTCAATGAACGCAGAATACTTGCGCTATCTCGCGGACAGGCCTCAGTACGATCGGCAACTTACTGCGGAAATTCTAGAACTGGTGAAGAGTCGCCGCGGTAACGGATAG